ATATACCACAGCTGTCCTTGGTGCAttcataaaacagtttaaaaactacaatttctTAATGTTACTCTAATCAAATGTAATAGGCCTACTTATAAATTGCGTTCCAAATATAATATACTTCCTTTATGTAAAACTTCTTGTTATGGTTTAAGAATATATGATAAATCCACGAAACCGTAACTTCGGCCTACAATTAAACGAATCGcttatcattaataattaaattttttaaaagtgcaTATAAATGAATACTATAAAttctaaagttattaaatttatgtattttaaacccaatttaaatatttattaaccgAATTGGTAAAAGATTATTTCgtgaatttatataattatttaataattccgTGTCAATCAGCAGTTGATGGGCTGTtggaaatgttttcaaaacacatagCAGTCCGAAGTAGCACATTAGTTTAACAACACCCACTTTTCTAAAGGACTGTGGGGTCGTTCGATATTGTAACAAAAACGATCGCGATAAGTGCAAAAGAAAAGAAGGAGGGAGGGCCAGTCGTATAACTGGAGGGGCTATACGCACACAACAATGACAAGGGTTGAATccaatgtatatattgttagcGCGACGGGTCGCAGACGTGGGTGTCGACTTTCGAAGTCATACACATACACACTGTATAAAAATCGTAGCAAGGTGAGTCCCAAAACTCCAATCGGAAAAACTAATCGGGTAAGATACCGTGATCCTCGAACCGCCAGGAACACGAAAAACATTCCTGTTTAGACTGCGCTCCGGTGTATCGGACGCTCATGTGAAAACGATCTCCGCAGTATGTGAGTATACATAAGTGcggtttcatatatatatatatatatatatgtatatataatatagattatatatatatcataacgtttttgtgtgtgtgtgtgtgtgtggtgttggggttgtgtgtggtgtgtgcgtgtgtgtgtgtgtttaaattatCTGAAAGAGAATAcattaagtttagttatttaaaactatatactcaGTAATTTCAATTTGGAACAAAATATggacatattttgtaaaatgttattttcttctaATAGATTTATACCACCTAGAACCCAatgattgttataataataagGAATGGGTGTTTCGGTTATTTATGAAAATCCTACCATTTGTAATTATTGCATGGAATAATAACACGCATTATTACAGCTACTGGATTCCAATATTATGTCATATTACAAACCAAATTTTCTAACATATAGACTACGCGTCACTAAAGGGGACGTTAAGTTTCAGAAATGTTAACCATTCAAAATAAACGGTTATCAAGCAGTACGGTAAGTAGAGAGTGACCTTATTTATTGCTTGTGTGAGTCAAAGCTCtaaattatggaataaattacttataactaaatttattaaattaaatagaaaattgggGTTGGTAATGGTGGTGGGGTGTTGGTTTGTGagtgtttgtatatttaaataataaatttttttttttttttatctaaaataaattaattacctaTAACATACGTCGGAAAATCACAGAGGAGGCTTCCTCTTTGTAGAAATCCCTCTAAGTATTTCCCCAACCCCACACCTTTGGGGACGTTTTTCCGTGGCAGTAACAGCATCACTGATTTCATCCACGACACAATGAGCACTGCAACAGAGGTTGAAATCgctaatttactttaaaaattattcctttaaaattcaattatttcatGGTTTACATTTTAGAATTTGCTTCTTATTTGTTAGAGCTTTGTTTTAAGTCTTGGTACTTTTGTCAGGACTTTGGGTTTATTCTTTCTATACTGCCTAAAAATTGATAAAGTCAATAAATGATACTTTTCCTTTTCCTACGACGATCTTATTTTTTGTCtcatgaattttttatttattaataattgcatGACCCTTTTACAAATCTTAAAAACCAAAAAGAatcaattaagtaaaataaatctttCTAACTtagaaatattatcaaatatttactatataactttgaaaataacaaaaaatcggtaaaaaaattaCTGTCTATTTTTTCGCTGTCTTGTTTTAAGGGTTGACTTTTGAgtttttccttaaataaatggGAGAATTTTGCTACAGAAtcaaaaaaacttgaacaaataGAAAAAacgaaattattcaaaaaaaattcaaaagaacaaATCACatctaataaaaaagaataagaatgtattcccaaaaaaataaatcaactccATAACaccttatattaaaaatgtttgaaaataaaaaaattttaaatcattttaaatcaaaatattaaatccaGGCTATCTGTTATCTGGGACCTGGAAACAAAGCTTTGGGGAAAAAAGAATAGAGAAATTACATTCGGTATAGAATAAATTAGATAAGCTGCAATGGCAGACGATTTTGCTTATTCAAAAACATAGAGATTCAAACTCaagcaatatatacatttttttaagctCTCCCAAATTCGTAtccagtaaaatttattatataatttagaacACTCTTAGAATTTTGGTAGGAATGTGTTTTATGAGATTTAGTAATATTACAAGTATTTCGCACACTTAAGATAAACAACGCTATGCAAAGTGTAGGTCAACTGGTCAACTTCTTAGATTGCAAATCAAAACTGGCTTTGTGTGTAAATCAAACTTTGCCTTTACAACTTTAACCAAAATATTCTGAAGCAGGGCGGAAAAAACTAACATAACTCACACATTGAGAGGGTACACATATCTCACCTGTATAACCACAATATGTGGAGAGATGAGAGTCCCCAGCACAGAACCCCCCCAGTTCCCCACTTCTCGTCTCTCTTTTTGTAGAGCCCGGCCCACCCAGGGTGGTACTCTCCTTTGGTGAGTTGTTCGAGCCCTTCAGAATTAAAGGAATCCCAAACGTAGATGGACAAGTTGAATAAGCCACATATCTGTATACaggttaatgaaatatttatagatttatgttGATTTACCTGGTAATAATACCATATATATTGTTCACCGACAACGTCTGCCATTAAAGAATTGTAAATAGCGATATTCATATGTTTGTGCTCTAAAAGAATATCATATTTCAGAATTTTGCACAGGATGTTTTAAACATGTGTAGAGCGTTTtctaaaaaccatttaaaaaattacccaGTCACGAGTGGCCATCCTACATTTTTTGCaagatacataaattaaaatatgattcggaaccataaacattaaacattcatttattaatctaaaacttaaaaattcactACACATCGTTAGAATATTAATCCACTTATTTAGGATAAAGAATTGGTTTTATCCATTTTTTAGAAGAAATCTGTTCTCGAAGCTTAAATGATTCATACACAAGAATCGTTTTAAAACGGAAATTAAATAACTTGACTACTCTGGTCAGAGATCTATCCAATTTTGTATCTTAGAAACTGATGTTATGGGGATacgtgaaatatttttatgaattaagttAAATCAGCTAAATCAGTAAACGTTACGTAAGAGACTACGaaaattaaaatggtttgttTCCTAAAACCATTATGACAAGTAAAACTCAATTCTTATTTGGTTCCATAAACAAtcataacaaattttagattGACTACcaaattgtaaatgtataataatagttgTGTCAAAATGCTGTAAATTGTTTACAATGACTTTAATTTTCTAACAGAGAAACATATATATAGATacacttataaataaacattaaccaATTCCTGTGGAAATAGTTTTATCTCTTCCTTTTGAAATGAGTAAATATTGCGATGTCATGATCGGTTATTcacagttattaaaattaatgataatattaaagGGAACGATTCACTGTTAAAGAAAGCAAGTATTCACGCTACAGTTGAGCCAGTTTCGAGCAATTGTTTTAACATTCAAGCCTAGTTCGTTTACCTCTGAGCTAATGAATGTTTAAAGACTAAAAATCATAAACTCATTCCGGGTTAAGGTAATTATTTTTTGTGCTAAACCTCAACTGTATCGCCATTGGACTCAAACATAATTGTAACTTCGGAAAAGTTTAATTCAACACTAAATGCAACTTAacttagtatatatttttttaataatataacacaattggTATATTGCATCAATTTACTAATTTTCGGTTATGTTCTCGTTCGCTTAAGTAGTTGAAGTTAATGATTTAGAACTAGATTTTAATGGACCGCGCTAAATAACGggatttatactatttaaaatctaAGAGTATTTTATAGATTCGTCCGAgcattgtacatatatatatctgTAATTCTGTGTAATGTTTTGTAGTGGTGTGTATAATGTATGAGTAACTATTTGGAACAAATAAGTTGCGATGTACATTTTTTCATTCCATTGTTTTGTCATGTTTCAATATCCCACATGTAATAAATGGTTATTATTTCTTAATCAACTAACGTATCTCCATTAAtgatctatatataaatataaatcacttcTCTGTAAAACTTGTTATATCATACTAATAAACAGGGCTTACTACACTCTATTccatcagttattatttttaatctgataccacaaaatacaacaacaaaCCTTTTTCTAACTTGATCATACTTAGTGTTTTACAGGCTTGTGCGACCTTGTGCCATAACACTAATTTCAAAGTCATAACTTAATCAAGATATATTATTTAGAAGGCTGATAATAAACATGAATGAAATTGTTGATTAAGGTAGGTCCCAGGAGAATTTCCCATTAGGGTTTGTACAAATATAATGtctaaaatgattattttacggTTTAACATTTATAACTGGAGATATTATGTGAAGAAAACCGTTACACAACACACTTTCTTTAAATagaaacaatgaaaaaaactatattattgtctTTGGTATGGAATACTAACACAGAAAATAACATATTTGCAAAGAAAACTAACTTTTGgtgtcaaacattttttataacttcatttttgtattatttccaaaaaattttggATTCAGAACTACAGTAAATCTCagtggtaaatttttatttttcttagcaactgattaaaataagttaaatgatCTGGTCccagagttttatttttttattaggttattttttgttttgtttcttatttatttgagTTCGCTGCTTCCGATTAAAAACATTCTGTAAATCTTTGACAGAAAGCTCCTATAATTCAAACTAATGCCAGGAAACTGTTTACAAGTTCTTTATTTTGCCATTGGGGcgtgtatatttttacaatttgaggttataacaccacgtttcgaggattggaatctatcctcttcgtcaaggTCGTGGGaggtattaaatatatacaaaaatataaagaacagaaataaaaaaagaagggaaagaaaagggttcgcGAAAACACTACACAAAGGCTGCTATGGAGTTCAGTCGCAGGCGTTGTCATTGCAAACAGAATGCAAGTCGCAAGTAACGAGAATCAAAATCAACATATAACATCAGCACAGGCGCGAAAGTGCGATTACTATCAAGAAAATCCGATTAAATGTCGGCTCTTTCTTCGACACCGTGTTTCATGTCTTTCATAAACAGATGGGACAGGAAGGGACGGTGGACGGAATGGTTAGGAGGGGGACGGAAGGGGGGTGTAAAGGCAAATCCGGTCTTCATAGCCGGCcctatgttttggtcctagacctCGGTGTTGTGGTTATGGTTGTTGACACCGGTAACGAATTTTTGTTGGTTAAGGGtttgttttattggtataaaattttgtttgtacattttattcgGTAGTTCGCTTTTTGTAATACTGGTAAAACCTAAGGGGGTGTGTCTAAACCTGAACGAGAGAATGAACTATTAGGTTGTTAGTATGCTAAATTTGTTGTTATCGGAAGCCCCCAATAAGTTTTCGTTTGATGAAACCATTTCCCCTCGCCAATGTAATTATTTTTGGCTTCCAGCTCCAATTTGATGTGATTATTTTTCGACTAGCCCATTGTTGGAGCATAATCTTTAGACTTTTCcaccaatgtattttttgtatttttctttgtgTTGTCTTTAATTCTCACACTTAGTGGCCGCCCCCCCCCACCTATGTCTCACCTATTGTATTCCCCTTATTACTTAAGATAACGGTGTTATACTGTAATCACAATTTTTTAGTCCTTTCGTCccatttttttgtttagttatttacgaGAGACTTTcctctaaaaatgttttgttgttctAACAGctgctttaattatttatattttttttgctcCTACTCtactaattttctccgataatcccggccaCATAAAGGTTTTTTGTTTCGAAAttctttacacataaatatttgtGGCGTACGAAAAATTCGAAAATAGGCTATAGAGATTTAATACCATCGCCCATTCCCTCATCCTTGGTGGTAGCTTTTACCCCTCCTAGTTACTATCCCTGGCTTCAACTCAGTTTCAAAACAGAGCATATGGTGGAGAGATGATATACGTGGTTGACATATTCGTCGTCTTCCCTCATGGTAGACAACTGAACTTAACAGAGTGTTTTGTCCCACATTAACAGCATTTGTCTCCCTTCATTTCGCCTTACCAAACTCCCCCTTTCTCTTGGTTAGTGTTCTGTTTcactttatgttttgttatatctatttaaaaccaaaataatcccCTCCACCAGGACGAAGTACGGATGAGATTCCCAATTTTTTCGTAATAACTTTGTGTTACACCCTCTTCctgtaacatataaaaatggcaaatgtccgataCCCTTTTACCCTATCAAACCTTCCagcgtcaataacaaactttaaacaaagaagattttaataaattctatCAAGCTCTATTaacaaaatacaacattattgtattttaaaaagatcTATACAACACAAAGGTTAGAATAACGGAACAAAATCTTACTCGTCGTGCTGCCAGAATTGCCGAGACAATGCAATGGGTTCTGCCAAGTGCCGTTGTTGCAGATAGAAAACTCCCACTTCAGAGCTAAGATTATAGTTAGGACTGCAATGGTACTTGAGAAGCCAGTTGTTGGGGACAGTTGTTCCGGGCAGGTTGCGACACTCGGATCTATCATCTCCGGACAGGCATTGTGGTGAGGTATACACCCCGTTCTGCGGATGTTGTGGTAGCTGACATCCGCCGGAACTggtaaaatttcactttttataattCTGCTGCTtataaaatacagattattttaaagCTGGTGTTGTCAGCTTTTTGgtggagaaacatttttttttttaatttcatagtcCACAGCCCGGTAATGCAGTATGCctgaatatacaaaaattaacagAAATTGTAGTAACTTCTCGTGAAATCTCTAAATTTTGGGTACTTTTGTAACAGGCACGATGGAAAACAGTTGAGGATAATAATATGATATTCTACTTAATAATATGTCGTTTAATGCAAccattagtatttaaaattaaaattatagaaaataacgtGTAGGAAAATATgaccttataaaaatataattaataaattgtaggCAAACCAATGAGATATTTTTACC
The Homalodisca vitripennis isolate AUS2020 unplaced genomic scaffold, UT_GWSS_2.1 ScUCBcl_3651;HRSCAF=9311, whole genome shotgun sequence DNA segment above includes these coding regions:
- the LOC124372616 gene encoding uncharacterized protein LOC124372616, with the protein product MCYRMSVGILSIILQAQIFIHAVTGSDPKTNVEFTRFRRETPSGGCQLPQHPQNGVYTSPQCLSGDDRSECRNLPGTTVPNNWLLKYHCSPNYNLSSEVGVFYLQQRHLAEPIALSRQFWQHDEYVAYSTCPSTFGIPLILKGSNNSPKESTTLGGPGSTKRETRSGELGGFCAGDSHLSTYCGYT